From a single Hymenobacter sp. YIM 151500-1 genomic region:
- the dapA gene encoding 4-hydroxy-tetrahydrodipicolinate synthase has translation MDKLAQRLPAGGGSPLLSLRGTGVALVTPFTSTPERAVDYEALRRLVDFVLDGGVEYLVVNGTTAESPTLTTEEKAEILRVVREHTAGRAPIVYGIGGNDTAAVERTIRSTDLAGVTAILSASPYYNKPSQRGIVAHYERLADAAPVPLLLYNVPGRTASNLTAATTLHLARHPNIIGTKEASGNLEQCIAIAAAKPDDFLLISGDDMMTTSLISFGGVGIISVLANAFPRRFSDMTRAALAGDFAAASQLLFGFSELNPLMYEESNPVGVKTALDLQGVCSGAVRLPLVEASESLRERVKQLV, from the coding sequence ATGGACAAACTTGCCCAGCGTCTTCCCGCCGGTGGCGGCTCCCCCCTGCTTTCCCTACGTGGCACAGGCGTAGCCCTGGTTACTCCCTTCACTTCCACGCCCGAGCGGGCTGTGGATTACGAGGCCCTGCGGCGGCTCGTGGATTTTGTGCTTGACGGCGGCGTGGAGTACCTCGTGGTGAATGGCACCACGGCCGAGTCGCCCACGTTGACCACCGAGGAAAAGGCCGAAATCCTGCGCGTGGTGCGGGAGCACACCGCTGGCCGCGCCCCCATTGTATACGGCATCGGCGGCAACGACACGGCCGCCGTGGAGCGCACCATCCGCAGCACCGACCTGGCGGGCGTCACGGCCATCCTGTCGGCCTCACCCTACTACAACAAGCCCAGCCAGCGCGGCATCGTGGCCCATTACGAGCGGCTGGCCGACGCCGCGCCCGTGCCGCTGCTGCTCTACAACGTGCCGGGCCGCACCGCCTCCAACCTTACGGCCGCCACCACCCTGCACCTGGCCCGGCACCCCAACATCATCGGCACCAAGGAGGCCAGCGGCAACCTGGAGCAGTGCATTGCCATTGCCGCCGCCAAGCCCGACGATTTCCTGCTGATTTCCGGCGACGATATGATGACCACCAGCCTCATCAGCTTCGGCGGTGTGGGCATCATCTCCGTGCTGGCCAACGCCTTCCCCCGTCGCTTCTCCGACATGACCCGCGCCGCCCTGGCCGGCGACTTCGCGGCGGCCAGCCAACTGCTGTTCGGCTTCTCGGAGCTAAACCCGCTGATGTACGAGGAAAGCAACCCCGTCGGCGTGAAAACGGCTTTGGACCTACAGGGCGTGTGCTCCGGCGCCGTGCGCCTGCCGTTGGTGGAGGCCTCGGAGAGCCTGCGGGAGCGGGTGAAGCAGCTGGTGTAG
- a CDS encoding cytochrome c oxidase subunit 3 translates to MNSDKESTNRVGAGRPASAFQRMERLPPLLMMLYLGLVGITVLFVILVVAYAHTRAISGTPTGVYPLPRFFSLSTVVLLISSYTISQAKRLYATDDLRALQRCLGATLLLGSVYAGLQVLGWRELMAQGVVLDGVASGTYIYLISALHVAHLLGGMLFLLALLLRTSHAARDAVRSLVFIRNPYRRLQLHMITLYWHFIDGLWVALFMAFLFLY, encoded by the coding sequence ATGAACTCCGATAAAGAATCTACCAACCGTGTAGGGGCCGGCCGCCCCGCCTCCGCCTTTCAGCGCATGGAGCGCCTGCCGCCCTTGCTCATGATGCTCTACCTGGGGCTGGTCGGAATTACGGTGCTGTTCGTGATACTGGTAGTGGCGTACGCCCACACCCGCGCCATCAGCGGGACGCCCACCGGCGTGTATCCGCTGCCCCGCTTTTTCTCGTTGAGTACCGTGGTGCTGCTCATCAGCAGCTATACCATCAGCCAGGCCAAGCGCCTCTACGCCACCGACGACCTGCGGGCCCTGCAACGCTGCCTGGGCGCCACCCTGCTGCTGGGCAGCGTGTACGCGGGCTTGCAAGTGCTGGGCTGGCGCGAGCTGATGGCCCAGGGCGTGGTGCTCGATGGCGTGGCCAGCGGCACCTACATCTACCTGATTTCGGCCCTGCACGTAGCACACCTGCTGGGCGGCATGCTATTTCTGCTAGCCCTGCTGCTGCGCACTAGCCACGCCGCCCGCGACGCTGTGCGCAGCCTCGTCTTCATCCGCAACCCCTACCGCCGCCTCCAGCTGCACATGATTACGCTCTACTGGCACTTTATCGACGGCCTGTGGGTGGCGCTGTTCATGGCGTTTCTGTTTTTGTATTAG
- a CDS encoding rhodanese-like domain-containing protein: MLRFLTISAFLSLPLLAQAQTLPTTAPELQQQPRFTDTGVVAPPSLPVAPLPEVKKALTQPDAVLLDVRTPAEYAAGHLPGAQNLDYRSPEFAKQLALLDPQKTYVLYCASGNRSGKAAVLMQEKGFQKVVNAGGYPALKESGVKK, from the coding sequence ATGCTTCGCTTTCTGACTATCAGCGCTTTCCTGAGCCTGCCCCTACTGGCTCAGGCCCAAACCCTGCCCACCACGGCGCCCGAGCTACAGCAACAGCCCCGTTTCACCGACACCGGCGTCGTAGCGCCGCCCAGCCTGCCCGTAGCGCCGTTGCCCGAGGTCAAGAAGGCCCTGACTCAGCCCGATGCGGTGCTGCTCGACGTGCGCACCCCGGCCGAGTACGCCGCCGGCCACCTGCCCGGCGCCCAAAACCTCGATTACCGCTCCCCGGAATTTGCTAAGCAGCTGGCCTTGCTCGACCCCCAGAAAACGTATGTGCTCTACTGTGCCTCCGGCAACCGCAGCGGCAAAGCGGCCGTGCTCATGCAGGAGAAAGGCTTTCAGAAGGTAGTAAATGCCGGTGGCTATCCGGCGTTGAAAGAGAGCGGCGTAAAAAAGTAA
- a CDS encoding hydroxymethylglutaryl-CoA lyase — protein sequence MLHLTECPRDAMQGWPAFIPTEEKTAYLNALLGVGFDVLDFGSFVSPKAIPQLADTAEVLAGLDLSQTRTQLLAIVANLRGAETAAQHPEIRYIGFPLSVSETFQQRNTNKSIAQALDDVTRMQELCARTGQEQVVYLSMGFGNPYGDPWSPGVLGEFTQRLDALAVRRVALSDTIGASTPATIGPAFRELTAAFPHIQFGAHLHTTPQSWREKVQAAYEAGCRRFDGALGGYGGCPMAADQLTGNMPTERLLEFAREVGEEPVLLTEALGAALELNQRIFVEPHPLVPSPKERGN from the coding sequence ATGCTCCACCTCACCGAGTGCCCCCGCGACGCCATGCAGGGCTGGCCGGCCTTCATTCCGACCGAAGAAAAAACAGCCTACCTCAACGCCCTGCTGGGTGTGGGCTTCGACGTGCTTGACTTCGGCTCCTTCGTCTCGCCCAAGGCCATTCCGCAGCTGGCCGACACGGCCGAAGTGCTAGCCGGCCTCGACCTGAGCCAGACCCGTACCCAGCTGCTGGCCATCGTGGCCAACCTGCGCGGGGCCGAAACCGCCGCCCAGCACCCCGAAATCCGCTACATCGGCTTCCCGCTGTCGGTGTCCGAAACGTTTCAGCAGCGCAACACCAACAAGAGCATTGCCCAGGCTCTCGACGACGTAACTCGGATGCAGGAGCTGTGTGCCCGCACCGGGCAGGAGCAGGTGGTGTACCTGAGCATGGGCTTCGGCAACCCCTACGGCGACCCATGGAGCCCCGGCGTGCTGGGCGAGTTCACTCAGCGCCTCGACGCCCTGGCCGTACGCCGCGTGGCCTTGTCCGACACCATCGGGGCCTCCACGCCGGCCACCATCGGCCCCGCCTTCCGGGAGCTGACCGCCGCTTTCCCCCACATCCAATTTGGCGCCCACCTGCACACCACGCCCCAGAGCTGGCGGGAGAAAGTACAGGCCGCCTACGAGGCCGGCTGCCGCCGCTTCGACGGAGCCCTGGGTGGCTACGGCGGCTGCCCCATGGCCGCCGACCAGCTCACCGGCAACATGCCCACCGAGCGGCTGCTGGAGTTTGCCCGCGAGGTAGGCGAGGAGCCAGTGCTGCTAACAGAGGCCCTGGGTGCGGCTTTGGAGCTGAATCAGCGCATCTTTGTGGAACCTCACCCCCTAGTCCCCTCTCCAAAAGAGAGGGGGAACTAG
- a CDS encoding TapB family protein translates to MLRSSLLGLLALVLVPGGAWAQQPAAAAPSTPTPFGLHDDTELVYELQDGKGRRTGTLRQRVVHFGEEQNKKKTVTTTTALLKSGQYDARDRLLNMQDLTFRCRQDTSFTDGASELPQERLRSFRDRLFTYSPVPLAWPNQPTVGSTLPSGGTSVQVSSTAVDIARVYATVRNRRVAGGPAPLATPAGTFSCYQVEAQHETGTVARTDMTMRTAVRVVDYYSPTVGLVKSEVYDKNGKLERVRVLTAVNRTGNPAPAPVGSQSNRP, encoded by the coding sequence ATGCTTCGTTCTTCTTTGCTTGGGCTGCTGGCTCTGGTTCTGGTTCCGGGAGGTGCGTGGGCGCAACAGCCCGCCGCGGCAGCACCCTCCACCCCTACCCCATTTGGCTTGCACGACGACACCGAGCTGGTGTATGAGCTACAGGACGGCAAAGGCCGGCGCACCGGCACGCTGCGCCAGCGCGTGGTACACTTCGGGGAAGAGCAAAACAAGAAAAAGACCGTCACGACCACTACGGCCCTGCTGAAAAGCGGCCAGTACGACGCCCGCGACCGGCTGCTGAATATGCAGGACCTCACCTTCCGCTGCCGCCAGGACACCAGCTTCACCGACGGCGCCAGTGAGCTGCCGCAGGAACGCCTGCGCTCTTTCCGCGACCGTCTCTTTACCTACTCGCCCGTGCCGCTGGCCTGGCCCAATCAGCCTACCGTGGGCAGCACCCTGCCTAGCGGCGGCACCAGCGTGCAGGTCAGCAGCACGGCCGTGGATATTGCCCGGGTGTACGCCACCGTCCGGAACCGCCGCGTGGCCGGTGGGCCCGCCCCGCTCGCCACGCCGGCCGGTACGTTTAGCTGCTACCAGGTGGAGGCCCAGCACGAAACCGGCACCGTCGCCCGCACCGACATGACCATGCGCACCGCCGTGCGCGTCGTCGACTACTACTCGCCCACGGTGGGGCTGGTGAAGTCGGAGGTGTACGACAAGAACGGCAAGCTGGAGCGGGTGCGGGTGCTGACGGCCGTTAACCGGACCGGCAACCCCGCCCCCGCCCCAGTCGGCAGCCAGTCGAACCGGCCGTAA
- a CDS encoding M23 family metallopeptidase yields MSLLRLRALPALIFVLFLTACSQSQTLQGIFQRGTPHEEYARRLRQAGLHQTALGRDWLHAAEQALRDSLVVTLPFQESGFFPADRATAASYRYGVRTGETIRISLTLAPGTEAPRVFVDAFELSPAQAAPTRLASADTASLDFSYVAEADRQHLLRVQPELLRAGRYTVRIRREPSLGFPVPGKNDVAVGSFWGVERDGGARRHEGIDIFARRGTPVVAAANGYITRVNETPRGGRVVWLADTEHGQHLYYAHLDRQLVQPGQQVRIGDTLGLVGNTGNARSTPPHLHFGIYRSGQGPVDPFPFVRRADALPPAPKTLPEQLGHWVRVRDKQAILRLSPADRAAALGTAPRQTPLLVVGAQAGWLRVQRPDGRVAYVSAKAVAPAAPLRREQLAAPADLRALPHPDAPTIAALPAQTAVAVLGEFGRYRLVRQPDGRTGWLG; encoded by the coding sequence TTGTCCCTGCTTCGCTTGCGCGCCCTGCCGGCGCTGATTTTCGTTTTATTCCTCACGGCTTGTAGCCAAAGCCAAACCCTGCAAGGCATCTTCCAGCGGGGCACGCCCCACGAGGAGTATGCCCGCCGCCTGCGCCAGGCCGGCCTCCACCAAACCGCCCTGGGCCGCGACTGGCTACACGCCGCCGAGCAGGCCCTACGCGACTCGCTGGTCGTCACGTTGCCTTTCCAGGAAAGCGGCTTCTTCCCCGCCGACCGCGCCACCGCCGCCAGCTACCGCTACGGGGTGCGCACCGGCGAAACCATCCGCATCAGCCTCACGCTGGCCCCCGGCACCGAGGCCCCGCGCGTGTTCGTGGATGCGTTTGAGCTGAGCCCCGCCCAAGCCGCTCCTACCCGGCTGGCTTCGGCCGATACCGCCAGCCTGGACTTCAGCTACGTAGCCGAGGCCGACCGCCAGCACCTGCTGCGCGTGCAGCCCGAGCTGCTGCGCGCCGGCCGCTACACCGTGCGTATCCGGCGCGAACCTAGTCTGGGCTTTCCGGTGCCCGGCAAAAACGACGTGGCCGTGGGCTCATTCTGGGGCGTGGAGCGCGACGGCGGGGCCCGCCGCCACGAGGGCATCGACATCTTTGCCCGACGCGGCACGCCGGTGGTGGCCGCCGCCAACGGCTACATCACGCGGGTAAACGAGACGCCCCGCGGCGGCCGGGTGGTGTGGCTGGCCGATACCGAGCACGGCCAGCACCTCTACTACGCCCACCTCGACCGGCAACTGGTGCAGCCCGGCCAGCAGGTGCGCATCGGCGACACGCTGGGGCTGGTCGGCAACACCGGCAACGCCCGCTCCACCCCGCCCCACCTGCACTTCGGCATCTACCGCAGCGGCCAGGGCCCCGTCGACCCGTTCCCGTTCGTGCGGCGGGCCGACGCGCTGCCGCCGGCTCCCAAGACGCTGCCGGAGCAGCTGGGCCACTGGGTACGGGTGCGCGACAAGCAAGCAATCCTGCGCCTCTCCCCCGCCGACCGGGCCGCGGCCCTGGGCACGGCTCCCCGCCAGACGCCTCTATTGGTAGTGGGCGCCCAAGCCGGCTGGCTGCGCGTGCAGCGCCCCGATGGCCGCGTGGCCTACGTGTCGGCGAAGGCCGTGGCGCCGGCCGCGCCCCTGCGCCGGGAGCAGCTGGCCGCCCCCGCCGACCTGCGGGCCCTGCCCCACCCCGACGCGCCCACTATTGCTGCCCTGCCCGCCCAAACCGCCGTGGCCGTGCTGGGCGAGTTTGGCCGCTACCGCCTGGTGCGCCAGCCCGACGGCCGCACGGGCTGGCTGGGGTAA
- a CDS encoding polysaccharide deacetylase family protein translates to MKLTHYPLLAAATLATLGALPACTDSKTANAAESAASNASPGADSAATAGSSAASPAPAAPAGNTGSPTTIPPGKRADAATITARPQVPILCYHQIREWRPKDSKGAKDYIVPVERFKEQIKMLADSGYHTILPDQLFAYLTTGAPLPSKPVMLTFDDTDLDQFTVARPTLDKYGFKAVYFIMTVSIGRPRYMSKAQIKQLADEGNVIGSHTWDHHNVKKYQGQDWVTQIEEPTKKLEEITGKKINYFAYPFGLWNPEAIPELKKRGMDAAFILAEKRDPQDPLYTIRRIIASGYWSPRTLHNSMVQSF, encoded by the coding sequence GTGAAGCTTACCCATTACCCGCTGCTGGCCGCAGCTACCCTGGCCACCCTCGGCGCCCTGCCCGCCTGTACCGACTCCAAAACCGCCAACGCTGCCGAGTCGGCCGCTTCCAACGCCAGCCCCGGCGCCGACTCCGCTGCCACGGCCGGCTCTTCTGCCGCCAGTCCGGCCCCGGCCGCCCCCGCTGGCAACACCGGCAGCCCCACCACCATCCCGCCCGGCAAGCGGGCCGACGCCGCCACCATCACGGCCCGCCCGCAGGTGCCTATCCTGTGTTACCACCAGATTCGGGAGTGGCGACCCAAGGATTCCAAAGGCGCCAAGGACTACATCGTGCCGGTGGAGCGCTTCAAAGAGCAAATCAAGATGCTGGCCGACTCGGGCTACCACACCATTCTGCCCGACCAACTCTTCGCCTACCTGACCACCGGGGCGCCCCTGCCCTCCAAGCCGGTGATGCTGACTTTCGACGACACCGACCTCGACCAGTTCACCGTGGCCCGGCCCACGCTCGACAAATACGGCTTCAAGGCCGTGTACTTCATCATGACGGTGAGCATCGGGCGGCCGCGCTACATGAGCAAGGCCCAGATCAAGCAGCTCGCCGACGAAGGCAATGTCATCGGCTCCCACACCTGGGACCACCACAACGTAAAGAAATACCAGGGCCAGGACTGGGTGACGCAAATCGAGGAGCCCACCAAAAAGCTCGAAGAAATTACGGGCAAGAAAATCAACTACTTCGCCTACCCCTTCGGCCTCTGGAACCCGGAGGCCATTCCGGAGCTGAAAAAACGGGGCATGGACGCGGCCTTTATCCTGGCCGAGAAGCGCGACCCTCAGGACCCACTCTACACCATCCGCCGCATCATTGCCAGCGGCTACTGGAGCCCCCGTACCCTGCACAACAGCATGGTGCAGTCTTTTTAA
- a CDS encoding DUF4920 domain-containing protein: MNYALLPAAGLLAVLAGCQPSARSEADEAAQASSASATQAALSGKTYGTPISAAGAQPVAKLANLLGSNDSAQVKLVGKATAVCQAKGCWLTMQTPQGQSMRVRFKDYAFFVPKDIAGKTVVINGWAHRETVPVEDLRHYAQDAGKSAQEVAAITQPEQQLNFEADGVLVAE, from the coding sequence ATGAACTACGCCCTTCTTCCCGCCGCGGGCCTGCTGGCAGTGCTGGCCGGCTGCCAGCCCTCGGCCCGCTCTGAGGCCGACGAGGCGGCCCAGGCCTCGTCCGCTTCCGCTACCCAAGCTGCCCTCAGCGGCAAAACCTACGGCACTCCCATTTCAGCCGCCGGCGCCCAGCCGGTAGCCAAACTAGCCAACCTGCTCGGCAGCAACGACTCGGCGCAGGTGAAGCTGGTGGGCAAGGCCACGGCCGTGTGCCAGGCCAAGGGCTGCTGGCTGACCATGCAAACCCCACAGGGGCAGTCGATGCGGGTGCGGTTCAAAGACTACGCCTTTTTCGTACCCAAAGACATAGCCGGCAAAACGGTAGTTATCAACGGCTGGGCCCACCGCGAAACCGTGCCGGTGGAAGACCTGCGCCACTATGCCCAGGACGCCGGCAAGTCGGCTCAGGAAGTGGCCGCCATCACCCAGCCCGAGCAGCAGCTCAACTTCGAGGCCGACGGGGTGCTGGTGGCCGAGTAA
- the ligA gene encoding NAD-dependent DNA ligase LigA yields MSETDVQARILALTERLHHLNYQYYQRDISEVSDQEFDQLLAELARLEQQYPQFAQPNSPTQRVGGTITKQFPTAEHRYPMLSLGNTYSEADLREFDERVRRGLEGADYTYVCELKFDGVAMSLTYQDGQLTQGVTRGDGTRGDVVTSNVRTIKNLPLHLRREGPPQPPEFEVRGEVFMPLPVFAELNQEREANGEALLANPRNAASGALKLQDSALVAARRLRFYAYAFLMPGRNQFATHSESLEALAAWGLPVSDTWRRCHSLAEVLDFVHEWDKKRFTLPVATDGIVIKLDDFRQQEVLGYTAKSPRWAIAYKYPAEAARTRLREVEYNVGRTGAVTPVALLDPVPLAGTVVKRASVHNANQIAALDLRLGDLVFVEKGGEIIPKITGVDVAARPADAAPIVYPTACPSCGTPLIRPAGEAHFRCPNDRGCPPQRKARLEHFVSRKAMNIDGLGAETVGRFFDLGLVSDAASLYDLPAKAAELAQLERLGEKSVQRLVAGLEASKQVPFDRVLFALGIRYVGETVAEKLAAHYRTIDALLAASATELAAVPEVGGVIAESAAAWFQESDNRAMVERLRAAGVQLALTGEAPQAVSNRLEGLTFVLSGVFELHSRDELQALIQAHGGKVTGSISKKLSYLVAGDKMGPAKREKATELKVPIITEADLLAMLPTDTEAAETPEEADSAALPASAASAAIGSTDGPVAASAVAPPLPGPKAGTGQQGLLF; encoded by the coding sequence ATGTCCGAAACCGACGTTCAAGCCCGCATCCTGGCCCTCACTGAGCGCCTGCACCACCTCAACTACCAGTATTACCAGCGCGACATCTCGGAGGTGTCGGACCAGGAGTTCGACCAGTTGCTGGCCGAGCTGGCCCGGCTGGAGCAGCAGTACCCGCAGTTTGCTCAGCCCAACTCTCCTACCCAGCGCGTGGGCGGCACCATCACCAAGCAGTTTCCCACGGCCGAGCACCGCTACCCCATGCTCAGCCTGGGCAACACTTACTCCGAAGCCGACCTGCGCGAGTTTGACGAGCGGGTGCGCCGCGGCCTGGAGGGCGCCGACTACACCTACGTCTGCGAGCTGAAGTTTGACGGCGTGGCCATGAGCCTGACCTACCAGGACGGCCAGCTTACCCAGGGCGTAACGCGCGGCGACGGTACCCGCGGCGACGTGGTAACCAGCAACGTACGCACCATCAAGAACCTGCCCCTGCACCTGCGCCGCGAAGGCCCGCCCCAGCCTCCGGAGTTTGAGGTGCGCGGGGAGGTGTTCATGCCTCTGCCCGTGTTTGCGGAGCTGAACCAGGAGCGCGAAGCCAACGGCGAGGCCTTGCTGGCCAACCCGCGCAACGCCGCCAGCGGCGCCCTCAAGCTCCAGGATTCGGCCCTGGTAGCGGCGCGGCGCCTGCGCTTCTACGCCTACGCGTTTCTGATGCCCGGCCGCAACCAGTTTGCCACCCATAGCGAGTCGCTGGAAGCTCTGGCCGCCTGGGGCCTGCCCGTGTCCGACACCTGGCGGCGCTGCCACTCCCTGGCCGAGGTGCTGGACTTCGTGCACGAGTGGGACAAGAAGCGCTTCACCCTGCCCGTGGCCACCGACGGCATCGTAATTAAGCTCGACGACTTCCGCCAGCAGGAGGTGCTGGGCTACACGGCCAAAAGTCCGCGTTGGGCCATTGCCTACAAGTACCCGGCCGAGGCGGCCCGCACCCGCCTGCGTGAGGTGGAGTACAACGTGGGCCGCACCGGGGCCGTGACGCCCGTGGCCCTGCTCGACCCCGTGCCCCTGGCCGGCACCGTGGTCAAGCGCGCCTCCGTGCACAATGCCAACCAGATTGCCGCCCTCGACCTGCGCCTGGGCGACCTGGTGTTTGTGGAGAAAGGCGGGGAAATCATTCCCAAGATTACCGGCGTAGACGTGGCCGCCCGCCCGGCCGATGCCGCGCCCATCGTGTACCCCACCGCCTGCCCCTCCTGCGGCACGCCCCTAATCCGGCCGGCCGGCGAGGCGCATTTCCGCTGCCCCAACGACCGGGGCTGCCCGCCCCAGCGCAAGGCTCGCCTGGAGCACTTTGTGTCGCGCAAGGCCATGAACATCGACGGCCTGGGCGCCGAAACCGTGGGCCGCTTCTTCGACCTGGGCCTTGTTTCGGACGCGGCTTCCCTGTACGACCTGCCGGCCAAAGCCGCCGAGCTGGCCCAGCTGGAGCGCCTGGGCGAGAAGTCGGTGCAGCGCCTGGTGGCGGGCCTGGAAGCCAGCAAGCAGGTGCCGTTTGATAGGGTGCTGTTTGCCCTGGGTATCCGGTACGTGGGCGAGACGGTGGCCGAGAAGCTGGCCGCCCACTACCGCACCATCGACGCCCTACTGGCCGCCTCGGCTACCGAGCTGGCTGCCGTGCCCGAGGTGGGCGGCGTCATTGCCGAGTCGGCGGCGGCCTGGTTTCAGGAGTCCGACAACCGCGCCATGGTGGAGCGGCTGCGGGCCGCCGGCGTGCAGCTGGCCCTTACCGGCGAGGCCCCGCAGGCCGTCAGCAACCGCCTTGAGGGTCTGACCTTCGTGCTGTCCGGCGTGTTTGAGCTGCACTCCCGCGACGAGCTGCAAGCCCTGATTCAGGCCCACGGCGGCAAGGTGACGGGCTCCATCAGCAAGAAGCTCAGCTACCTGGTGGCCGGCGACAAAATGGGCCCCGCCAAGCGCGAAAAAGCCACCGAGCTAAAGGTGCCCATCATCACGGAAGCTGACCTGCTGGCCATGCTGCCCACCGACACCGAAGCTGCCGAAACACCCGAGGAAGCGGATTCTGCTGCGTTGCCGGCCAGTGCAGCTAGTGCCGCAATCGGCTCTACTGATGGTCCGGTAGCAGCCTCCGCTGTGGCCCCGCCACTGCCCGGCCCGAAGGCTGGCACAGGTCAGCAAGGTTTGCTATTTTAG
- a CDS encoding (Fe-S)-binding protein — protein MPAAVDLFIPCFVDQLFPQTALNMVKVLESVGCTVHYNANQTCCGQPAYNAGYKQQSREVACKFLDDFPTQQEHYIVSPSASCIGMVRNTYADLFEGTPESGRYHGVQRRAFELTEFLVDVLGVTRIPQARLQGTYTYHDSCSALRECGIREAPRRLLDAVPGLERLEMAETETCCGFGGTFAVKFEAISVAMAEQKVEHALATGAQYIVSTDTSCLMHLDAYIRREKKPIQTLHVADVLASGW, from the coding sequence ATGCCAGCCGCCGTCGACCTGTTCATTCCCTGCTTCGTAGACCAGCTTTTCCCCCAGACCGCCCTGAACATGGTGAAGGTGCTGGAAAGCGTGGGCTGCACGGTGCACTATAATGCCAACCAAACCTGCTGCGGGCAGCCGGCCTACAACGCGGGCTATAAGCAGCAAAGCCGCGAAGTAGCCTGCAAGTTTCTGGACGACTTCCCGACCCAGCAGGAGCACTACATCGTGAGTCCGTCGGCTTCGTGCATCGGCATGGTGCGCAACACCTACGCCGATTTGTTTGAGGGCACGCCGGAGTCGGGGCGCTACCACGGGGTGCAGCGCCGGGCCTTCGAGCTGACTGAGTTTCTGGTGGATGTGCTGGGCGTGACCCGCATTCCGCAGGCTCGGCTCCAGGGCACTTACACCTACCATGATTCCTGCTCGGCCCTGCGCGAGTGCGGCATCCGGGAGGCCCCGCGCCGCCTGCTCGACGCTGTGCCTGGGCTAGAGCGCCTGGAAATGGCTGAAACCGAAACCTGCTGTGGTTTCGGCGGCACCTTCGCCGTGAAGTTTGAGGCCATATCCGTTGCTATGGCCGAGCAGAAAGTAGAGCACGCGCTGGCCACCGGCGCCCAATACATCGTCAGCACCGACACGAGCTGCCTCATGCACCTCGACGCCTACATCCGTCGCGAGAAAAAGCCCATCCAGACCCTGCACGTAGCCGATGTGCTGGCTAGTGGGTGGTAG